A genomic window from Ananas comosus cultivar F153 linkage group 22, ASM154086v1, whole genome shotgun sequence includes:
- the LOC109727251 gene encoding uncharacterized protein LOC109727251: MRAFSPADGFLDVKEGVDEMIKYLANEPSLGLFFVQQHAHASMPLLLDVRDKVVEEVHEVTLHTEDIEDSISVVQSMSEYGLPIVDEMIKDINKSLLIMSTTQPKRGLILNPSPSWGFQSSRSSRGVEESPMQSGQKGGGSGRGYLSAILDSAKQKASSLRWSQPGPVLRRNTSENSLSSVDPQPSELGFFGPISTPPEARGDELPVSSHLESDAVAGNSYRDDASAAFENYDKFRSEQELKLKEWLQQPERSQYAHNKW; encoded by the exons ATGCGCGCCTTCTCCCCCGCCGACGGCTTCCTCGACG TGAAGGAAGGAGTGGACGAGATGATAAAGTATCTGGCCAATGAGCCCTCGCTGGGGTTGTTCTTCGTCCAGCAGCATGCCCATGCTTCCATGCCTCTTCTCCTCGATGTTAGG GATAAGGTTGTAGAAGAGGTCCATGAAGTAACCCTGCATACTGAAGACATAGAGGATTCAATTTCTGTAGTGCAGTCGATGTCAGAATACGGACTTCCAATTGTTGACGAGATGATTAAGGACATAAATAAATCTCTTCTTATCATGTCAACTACCCAACCAAAGAGAGG GTTAATCCTCAACCCTAGCCCTAGTTGGGGTTTTCAATCAAGTAGAAGCAGCCGAGGAGTAGAAGAATCCCCCATGCAAAGTGGTCAGAAAGGCGGAGGAAGCGGCCGTGGTTATCTATCAGCGATCCTCGACTCGGCGAAGCAGAAAGCGTCCAGCCTAAGATGGTCTCAGCCAGGCCCAGTCCTGAGAAGGAACACCAGCGAGAACTCTCTGTCATCTGTAGATCCGCAGCCTTCAGAGCTTGGTTTTTTCGGTCCTATTTCAACTCCACCGGAGGCCAGAGGAGATGAGCTGCCTGTGTCGAGCCATCTGGAATCAGATGCTGTTGCCGGGAATTCTTACAGAGATGATGCGTCGGCAGCATTCGAAAATTATGACAAGTTTAGATCAGAACAGGAACTTAAACTGAAAGAATGGCTTCAACAACCTGAAAGATCACAGTATGCACACAATAAATGGTGA